A portion of the Phacochoerus africanus isolate WHEZ1 chromosome 5, ROS_Pafr_v1, whole genome shotgun sequence genome contains these proteins:
- the CD8A gene encoding T-cell surface glycoprotein CD8 alpha chain isoform X1, whose translation MASLVTALLLPLVLQLHPAKVLGSSLFRTSPEMVQASLGETVKLRCEVMHSNTLTSCSWLYQKPGAASKPIFLMYLSKTRNKTAEGLDTRYISGYKANDNFYLILHRFREEDQGYYFCSFLSNSVLYFSNFMSVFLPAKPTKTPTTPPPKRTPTKASHAVSVAPEVCRPSGSAVDPRKLDFACDVYIWAPLAGTSGILLLSLVITVICHRRNRRRVCKCPRPMVRQGGKASPSERFV comes from the exons ATGGCCTCGCTGGTGACCGCTCTGCTCCTGCCGCTGGTCCTGCAGCTCC ATCCCGCCAAGGTCCTCGGGTCGAGCTTGTTCCGGACGTCGCCGGAGATGGTGCAGGCTAGCCTGGGAGAGACTGTGAAGCTCCGCTGCGAGGTGATGCACTCCAACACACTGACAAGCTGTTCCTGGCTCTACCAGAAGCCGGGGGCTGCCTCCAAGCCCATCTTCCTCATGTACCTCTCCAAAACCCGGAATAAGACAGCCGAGGGGCTGGACACTCGTTACATCTCTGGTTACAAGGCCAATGACAACTTCTACCTCATCCTGCACCGCTTCCGCGAGGAGGACCAAGGCTACTATTTCTGCTCGTTCCTGAGCAACTCGGTTTTGTATTTCAGCAACTTCATGTCCGTCTTCTTGCCAG CAAAGCCCACCAAGACGCCGACGACGCCACCACCCAAGCGGACTCCCACCAAAGCGTCGCACGCCGTGTCTGTGGCCCCAGAGGTGTGCCGGCCCTCGGGCAGCGCAG TAGACCCGAGGAAGTTGGACTTCGCCTGTGATGTGTACATCTGGGCGCCCCTGGCTGGGACCTCCGGCATCCTTCTCCTGTCACTGGTCATCACCGTCATCTGCCACCGCC GGAACAGAAGACGTGTCTGCAAATGTCCCAG
- the CD8A gene encoding T-cell surface glycoprotein CD8 alpha chain isoform X2, whose amino-acid sequence MASLVTALLLPLVLQLHPAKVLGSSLFRTSPEMVQASLGETVKLRCEVMHSNTLTSCSWLYQKPGAASKPIFLMYLSKTRNKTAEGLDTRYISGYKANDNFYLILHRFREEDQGYYFCSFLSNSVLYFSNFMSVFLPAKPTKTPTTPPPKRTPTKASHAVSVAPEVCRPSGSADPRKLDFACDVYIWAPLAGTSGILLLSLVITVICHRRNRRRVCKCPRPMVRQGGKASPSERFV is encoded by the exons ATGGCCTCGCTGGTGACCGCTCTGCTCCTGCCGCTGGTCCTGCAGCTCC ATCCCGCCAAGGTCCTCGGGTCGAGCTTGTTCCGGACGTCGCCGGAGATGGTGCAGGCTAGCCTGGGAGAGACTGTGAAGCTCCGCTGCGAGGTGATGCACTCCAACACACTGACAAGCTGTTCCTGGCTCTACCAGAAGCCGGGGGCTGCCTCCAAGCCCATCTTCCTCATGTACCTCTCCAAAACCCGGAATAAGACAGCCGAGGGGCTGGACACTCGTTACATCTCTGGTTACAAGGCCAATGACAACTTCTACCTCATCCTGCACCGCTTCCGCGAGGAGGACCAAGGCTACTATTTCTGCTCGTTCCTGAGCAACTCGGTTTTGTATTTCAGCAACTTCATGTCCGTCTTCTTGCCAG CAAAGCCCACCAAGACGCCGACGACGCCACCACCCAAGCGGACTCCCACCAAAGCGTCGCACGCCGTGTCTGTGGCCCCAGAGGTGTGCCGGCCCTCGGGCAGCGCAG ACCCGAGGAAGTTGGACTTCGCCTGTGATGTGTACATCTGGGCGCCCCTGGCTGGGACCTCCGGCATCCTTCTCCTGTCACTGGTCATCACCGTCATCTGCCACCGCC GGAACAGAAGACGTGTCTGCAAATGTCCCAG